A section of the Amycolatopsis sp. AA4 genome encodes:
- a CDS encoding NADH-ubiquinone oxidoreductase-F iron-sulfur binding region domain-containing protein produces MDRDALIHEIDVAGIRGRGGAGFPAAAKLRSVAPGRSIVVANGCESDPFSSKDRALLELAPHLVLDGIQVAAHAVGATEAYLCLREGNRSVLAALAERRDAVPVKVVAVPHRYVASEETALVHFLGSGDARPTGKFPRPTERGLRGRPTLVQNVETLARFALVARTGADRFVPTDLVTVTGAVARPGVMEVPADTPVSAILARAGGSVTAQAVLIGGYGGTWMPRSLADPLPLGREPGLSSLHLLPDSHCGVELTRNILHTLAGESARQCGPCMFGLPAVAADFTDLLSGRDATGRLARRLPLLSGRGACAHPDGAVRLAASALRVFAADVHAHLTAGSCRITAGAA; encoded by the coding sequence TTGGATCGCGACGCACTGATTCACGAAATCGACGTCGCCGGTATCCGCGGCCGCGGTGGCGCGGGCTTCCCCGCGGCGGCGAAGCTGCGCTCTGTCGCACCGGGACGGTCCATTGTGGTCGCCAATGGCTGCGAGAGCGATCCCTTCAGCAGCAAGGATCGCGCCCTCCTGGAACTTGCGCCGCACCTGGTGCTGGACGGCATCCAGGTCGCCGCGCATGCCGTCGGCGCTACCGAGGCTTATCTCTGCCTGCGCGAGGGCAACCGAAGCGTGCTGGCTGCGTTGGCGGAACGCCGGGACGCAGTGCCAGTAAAGGTAGTCGCAGTCCCGCATCGATACGTCGCGAGCGAAGAAACCGCGTTAGTGCACTTCTTGGGATCCGGCGACGCCCGTCCGACCGGCAAATTCCCGCGCCCAACCGAACGCGGTCTGCGCGGACGCCCCACGCTGGTCCAGAATGTCGAAACCTTGGCCCGCTTCGCGCTCGTCGCCCGCACCGGCGCGGACCGTTTCGTGCCGACTGACTTGGTCACCGTCACCGGAGCCGTCGCGCGCCCCGGCGTAATGGAAGTCCCCGCGGACACTCCCGTTTCCGCGATTCTCGCCCGCGCGGGCGGATCGGTGACCGCACAAGCTGTTCTGATCGGCGGTTACGGCGGTACCTGGATGCCGCGTTCCCTGGCCGATCCTTTGCCGCTGGGCCGGGAACCGGGCTTGTCCTCGTTGCACTTGCTCCCGGACTCTCACTGCGGCGTCGAACTGACCCGGAATATTCTCCATACCCTGGCCGGAGAATCGGCCCGCCAATGTGGACCGTGCATGTTCGGACTCCCGGCCGTCGCCGCGGATTTCACCGACCTGCTGTCCGGCCGGGACGCGACCGGCCGTCTCGCCCGCCGCCTCCCGCTCCTCAGCGGACGAGGCGCGTGCGCCCACCCGGACGGAGCGGTCCGCCTCGCGGCAAGCGCTTTGCGAGTCTTCGCGGCCGACGTCCACGCCCACCTGACCGCCGGTTCGTGCCGAATCACGGCAGGTGCGGCATGA
- a CDS encoding ferric reductase-like transmembrane domain-containing protein translates to MSSALWYFSRATGIVSLVFSTAVVVLGFLNSGRFATRRWPRFALADLHRNLALASLVFLAAHIVFAVVDGYVDLSWPAVVLPFVSGYEPFWIGIGAVAVDLLLAIVVTSLLRTRIPPRLWRAVHWLAYVCWPVALAHSIGLVASDSARPLLIALDIACLLAVLAAASVRFGSTNPDTEARRLTPLRR, encoded by the coding sequence GTGAGTTCCGCCCTCTGGTATTTCAGCCGTGCCACCGGAATCGTCTCGCTCGTGTTTTCGACAGCCGTCGTGGTGCTCGGTTTTCTCAACTCCGGCCGGTTCGCGACCCGGCGCTGGCCCCGCTTCGCCCTCGCGGACCTGCACCGGAACCTCGCCCTGGCCAGTCTCGTGTTTTTGGCCGCACACATCGTCTTCGCGGTCGTCGACGGTTATGTGGACCTGAGCTGGCCGGCGGTTGTCCTTCCGTTCGTGTCGGGCTACGAACCGTTCTGGATCGGCATCGGTGCGGTAGCGGTGGATTTGCTGCTCGCCATCGTCGTGACCAGTCTCCTGCGCACCCGCATCCCGCCGCGGTTGTGGCGCGCGGTGCATTGGCTGGCCTACGTTTGCTGGCCGGTCGCGCTCGCGCACAGCATCGGCCTCGTCGCGTCGGACAGCGCGCGCCCGCTGCTGATCGCGCTGGACATCGCGTGCCTGCTCGCCGTTCTGGCCGCCGCGAGCGTGCGGTTCGGCAGTACCAATCCCGACACCGAGGCGCGCCGCCTCACTCCGCTTCGGAGGTGA
- a CDS encoding FAD:protein FMN transferase, whose protein sequence is MTGPYSAAFPALGTTARVLVTEEAALDRATELLRTRLAELDRACSRFRTDSEISALHRAAGREVEVSPLLADALSAALRASWLSGGLVDPTVGGSLAALGYDRDFAEIADGPAAAPVPAPGSHWVLFEPARRIVVLPRGVLLDLGATAKAFAADRTAAEIAGRTGCGVLVNLGGDLAAAGPAPAGGWQIAIGDDHTDAVAHPDTTITLTSGGLATSGLARRTWRRGGRVVHHIVDPRTGESADPCWRTVSVAAKSCVDANTASTASVILGVAALDWLSSRGLPARLVSSRGAVRTTAGWPADRRERAS, encoded by the coding sequence GTGACCGGGCCGTACTCGGCGGCGTTTCCCGCGCTCGGCACGACCGCACGGGTGCTCGTCACCGAGGAAGCCGCGCTCGACCGGGCGACCGAGCTGCTGCGGACGCGGCTCGCCGAACTCGATCGGGCCTGCAGCCGATTCCGGACAGACTCGGAGATTTCGGCACTCCACCGTGCCGCTGGCCGGGAGGTGGAGGTGAGCCCGCTGCTGGCCGACGCGCTGTCGGCGGCGTTGCGCGCGTCGTGGCTGAGCGGCGGGCTGGTCGACCCGACGGTCGGCGGTTCACTGGCCGCGCTCGGCTACGACCGGGACTTCGCCGAGATCGCCGACGGACCCGCCGCGGCGCCGGTCCCCGCGCCCGGCTCGCATTGGGTGTTGTTCGAACCGGCCCGCCGGATCGTCGTGCTGCCGCGCGGTGTGCTGCTGGACCTTGGCGCGACCGCGAAAGCCTTTGCCGCGGACCGGACCGCCGCCGAGATCGCCGGCCGTACCGGTTGCGGCGTGCTGGTGAACCTCGGCGGCGACCTCGCGGCGGCAGGCCCGGCGCCAGCAGGTGGCTGGCAAATAGCGATCGGCGACGACCACACGGACGCGGTCGCCCATCCGGACACGACCATCACGCTCACCAGCGGCGGCCTGGCCACTTCCGGCCTCGCGCGGCGGACGTGGCGACGCGGTGGCCGCGTGGTGCACCACATCGTCGACCCGCGCACGGGCGAATCGGCGGATCCGTGCTGGCGAACGGTTTCGGTCGCGGCGAAGTCCTGTGTGGACGCCAACACGGCCAGCACCGCCTCGGTCATCCTGGGCGTGGCGGCGCTGGACTGGCTGAGTTCACGCGGATTGCCCGCCCGGTTGGTGAGTTCGCGCGGTGCTGTCCGGACGACGGCGGGGTGGCCGGCGGATCGCCGGGAGCGTGCGTCGTGA
- a CDS encoding glycosyltransferase, with product MGTVLAWATLAVWTGLALCHSWFWRTDQRLPVLVRPDAWPSVAVVVPARDEAALLPETLPTLLRQTYRGDARVILVDDGSTDGTTEVARSLTVPNGLPLTVTSPGEPPDGWTGKLWAVAHGVREAGDVDFLLLTDADISHSPDSLETLVAAATSGRDLVSQMAVLRTATFWERLLVPAFVYFFAMLYPFRRVNSARWRTAAAAGGCVLVRRAALERAGGIAAIRGAVIDDVALARAVASAGGRIWLGYATKVWSVRPYPRLSDLWRMVTRSAYTQLRHSPLLLAGTVVGMIAVFLAPPALALTGSWQAAVAWLLMAATFVPVARYYRQPLVAGGWLPFTAALYTLMTIDSARRRTGWKGRTY from the coding sequence ATGGGCACGGTCCTCGCGTGGGCGACGCTGGCGGTGTGGACCGGACTCGCGTTGTGCCACAGCTGGTTCTGGCGCACCGACCAGCGCCTGCCCGTGCTGGTCCGGCCGGACGCCTGGCCGTCTGTCGCCGTCGTGGTGCCCGCCCGCGACGAGGCCGCGCTGCTGCCGGAAACCCTGCCCACGCTGCTGCGCCAGACCTATCGCGGCGACGCGCGAGTCATCCTCGTGGACGACGGCAGCACCGACGGCACGACGGAAGTCGCCCGCTCGCTGACTGTCCCCAATGGACTCCCGCTCACCGTCACGAGCCCGGGCGAACCACCGGACGGCTGGACCGGCAAGCTCTGGGCCGTCGCGCACGGCGTCCGCGAGGCCGGAGACGTCGACTTCCTCCTGCTGACCGACGCTGATATCTCACACAGCCCCGACTCGCTGGAAACCCTCGTCGCCGCTGCCACCAGCGGCCGGGACCTGGTATCTCAGATGGCCGTTCTGCGCACCGCAACGTTCTGGGAGCGGCTGCTCGTGCCCGCTTTCGTCTACTTCTTCGCGATGCTCTACCCGTTCCGCCGCGTGAACTCCGCACGCTGGCGCACCGCCGCGGCGGCTGGCGGTTGCGTCCTCGTCCGCCGCGCGGCGCTCGAACGCGCCGGAGGAATCGCCGCGATCCGCGGTGCGGTCATCGACGACGTCGCGCTCGCCCGCGCGGTCGCGTCCGCGGGCGGCCGGATTTGGCTGGGTTACGCCACGAAAGTCTGGAGTGTCCGGCCGTATCCGCGGCTCTCGGACCTCTGGCGGATGGTGACCCGCAGCGCCTACACCCAGCTCCGACATTCGCCACTGCTGCTGGCCGGGACGGTCGTCGGCATGATCGCCGTGTTCCTCGCCCCGCCCGCACTCGCCCTGACCGGCTCGTGGCAAGCCGCTGTGGCGTGGTTGCTGATGGCGGCGACGTTCGTCCCGGTCGCCAGGTATTACCGCCAACCCCTGGTCGCGGGCGGGTGGCTGCCGTTCACCGCAGCCCTCTACACCCTGATGACGATCGACTCCGCCCGTCGCCGGACCGGCTGGAAGGGCCGCACTTACTGA
- the argG gene encoding argininosuccinate synthase: protein MSKVLTSLPVGERVGIAFSGGLDTSVAVAWMRDKGAVPCTYTADIGQYDEPDIASVPGRAHAYGAELARLVDCKEALVEEGLAALTCGAFHIRTGGRAYFNTTPLGRAVTGTLLVRAMLEDDVQIWGDGSTYKGNDIERFYRYGLLANPGLRIYKPWLDAAFVGELGGRKEMSEWLEAHKLPYRDSTEKAYSTDANIWGATHEAKSLEHLDTGIEIVEPIMGVRFWDPEVEIAPEDVTIGFEQGRPVTINGKEFGSAVELVLEANAIGGRHGLGMSDQIENRIIEAKSRGIYEAPGMALLHAAYERLVNAVHNEDTIASYHNEGRRLGRLMYEGRWLDPQAMMLRESLQRWVGTAITGEVTLRLRRGEDYSILDTSGPAFSYHPDKLSMERTEDSAFGPVDRIGQLTMRNLDIADSRAKLEQYASLGMVGGTSHPKLIGAAQAAATGLIGAMPEGGAETIASRGRADDVELLDRAAMESGTD from the coding sequence ATGTCCAAGGTGCTCACTTCCCTTCCCGTCGGCGAGCGGGTCGGCATCGCGTTCTCCGGCGGCCTCGACACGTCCGTGGCGGTGGCGTGGATGCGCGACAAGGGTGCGGTTCCGTGCACCTACACCGCCGACATCGGCCAGTACGACGAACCCGACATCGCGTCCGTCCCCGGCCGTGCGCACGCCTACGGGGCGGAGCTCGCGCGGCTGGTCGACTGCAAGGAAGCCCTCGTCGAGGAGGGGCTCGCCGCGCTGACCTGCGGCGCCTTCCACATCCGCACCGGCGGGCGGGCCTACTTCAACACCACCCCGCTCGGCCGCGCGGTCACCGGCACCCTGCTGGTGCGCGCGATGCTGGAGGACGACGTCCAGATCTGGGGCGACGGCTCCACCTACAAGGGCAACGACATCGAGCGGTTCTACCGCTACGGCCTGCTGGCCAACCCGGGCCTGCGGATCTACAAGCCGTGGCTCGACGCCGCGTTCGTCGGCGAGCTCGGCGGCCGCAAGGAGATGTCGGAGTGGCTGGAGGCGCACAAGCTGCCCTACCGCGACAGCACCGAGAAGGCCTACTCCACCGACGCCAACATCTGGGGCGCCACGCACGAGGCGAAGTCGCTCGAGCACCTGGACACCGGCATCGAGATCGTCGAGCCGATCATGGGCGTGCGGTTCTGGGACCCGGAAGTCGAGATCGCGCCCGAGGACGTCACGATCGGCTTCGAGCAGGGCCGTCCGGTGACGATCAACGGCAAGGAGTTCGGCAGCGCGGTCGAGCTGGTCCTGGAGGCCAACGCGATCGGCGGGCGGCACGGGCTCGGCATGTCCGACCAGATCGAGAACCGGATCATCGAGGCCAAGAGCCGCGGCATCTACGAGGCCCCGGGCATGGCGCTCCTGCACGCGGCGTACGAGCGGCTGGTCAACGCGGTCCACAACGAGGACACCATCGCCAGCTACCACAACGAGGGCCGGCGCCTGGGCAGGCTGATGTACGAGGGCCGCTGGCTGGACCCCCAGGCGATGATGCTGCGCGAATCGCTGCAGCGCTGGGTCGGCACCGCCATCACCGGCGAGGTCACGCTGCGGCTGCGGCGCGGCGAGGACTACTCGATCCTCGACACGTCCGGCCCGGCGTTCAGCTACCACCCGGACAAGCTGTCGATGGAGCGCACCGAGGACTCCGCGTTCGGCCCGGTCGACCGGATCGGCCAGCTGACCATGCGGAACCTCGACATCGCCGACTCGCGCGCCAAGCTGGAGCAGTACGCGAGCCTCGGCATGGTCGGCGGCACCTCGCACCCCAAGCTGATCGGCGCCGCGCAGGCGGCCGCGACCGGCCTGATCGGCGCGATGCCCGAGGGCGGGGCCGAGACGATCGC